In a single window of the Gossypium hirsutum isolate 1008001.06 chromosome A13, Gossypium_hirsutum_v2.1, whole genome shotgun sequence genome:
- the LOC121203105 gene encoding phosphatidylinositol/phosphatidylcholine transfer protein SFH13 isoform X2 codes for MSGVEEIGANDESRDRRSDFDNSEDERRRSKIGNLKKKAINASNKFTHSLKKRGKKKIDYRAPSVSIEDVRDAKEEGAVHELRQKLLHKDLLPPRHDDYHTLLRFLKAREFNIEKTIQMWEEMLKWRQEFGTDTILEDFDFEELEEVLQYYPQGYHGVDKEGRPVYIERLGKAHPSRLMKITTIDRYLKYHVQEFERTLSEKFPACSIAAKRQICSTTTILDVQGLGMKNFSRTAANLLAAMTKIDNSYYPETLHRMYIVNAGPGFKKMLWPAAQKFLDAKTIGKINVLEPKSLGRLLEIIDSSQLPDFLGGSCTCSTEGGCLRSNKGPWNDPEIMKLVHNAERTFVRQITRVSNDQHNYESYVQIRPLKGMTSDTSAAESEIDDPCSPTERRSSAFPCLAPVHEDVRVSDPNAYYSCNDGFPMIEKTIKSDQGLLYSLDQLPSCSNADSQSHRRASFYSEGIPITSWIDNVKEKFGRRNIQSFAKLLIALLVRLAAFIRTVRLESWRRPNNIHPSNVIGSSTNSHSNVTVPEAVNEEDHVRPCIERLQKLEKAFEELCNKPAGIPLEKEKMLMESLDRIKCVEYDLDKTKRVLHGTVMRQIEISEFLDNIRASEYHRRRLFC; via the exons ATGTCAG gggtgGAAGAAATTGGGGCAAATGATGAAAGCAGAGATAGAAGGTCTGATTTTGATAACTCTGAGGATGAGAGAAGGAGATCCAAAATTGGGAATCTGAAAAAGAAGGCCATAAATGCGTCCAACAAGTTCACTCATTCTCTTAAGAAAAGAGGGAAAAAGAAAATCGATTACAGGGCCCCTTCTGTATCCATTGAGGATGTCAGGGATGCAAAAGAGGAGGGTGCTGTTCATGAATTGCGTCAAAAGCTTCTTCATAAGGATTTGTTACCTCCTAGACATGATGATTATCATACTTTGTTGAG ATTCTTGAAAGCTAGAGAGTTTAACATTGAAAAAACAATCCAGATGTGGGAAGAAATGCTTAAATGGAGGCAAGAGTTTGGAACAGATACCATTTTGGAG GATTTCGACTTTGAAGAGCTAGAAGAAGTATTGCAATACTATCCCCAAGGGTACCATGGAGTTGACAAGGAAGGGAGACCTGTTTATATTGAGCGGTTAGGAAAAGCCCATCCAAGTAGGCTTATGAAAATCACCACCATAGACCGATATTTGAAGTACCATGTCCAAGAGTTCGAGAGAACTCTATCAGAGAAATTCCCTGCTTGTTCAATTGCCGCAAAGCGACAAATCTGTTCAACAACTACTATATTGGATGTACAAGGACTG GGAATGAAGAACTTTAGCAGGACTGCTGCAAATCTTTTGGCTGCCATGACTAAAATAGACAACAGTTATTACCCTGAG ACATTACACAGAATGTACATAGTCAATGCTGGTCCTGGATTCAAAAAGATGCTTTGGCCTGCTGCTCAGAAGTTCCTCGATGCAAAGACAATCGGGAAGATAAAT GTTTTGGAGCCCAAATCTCTTGGTAGGCTACTGGAGATCATTGATTCTAG TCAGTTGCCAGATTTCTTAGGAGGGTCATGCACTTGCTCTACAGAAGGAGGGTGTCTTAGATCCAACAAAGGTCCATGGAATGATCCAGAGATAATGAAG CTTGTACATAATGCAGAGAGAACATTTgttaggcaaattacaagagtatcAAATGACCAGCATAACTATGAATCTTATGTTCAGATACGGCCACTAAAG GGAATGACTAGTGACACATCAGCAGCAGAGTCAGAGATCGATGACCCGTGTTCTCCAACTGAACGGAGGAGCTCTGCATTTCCTTGTTTGGCACCAGTTCACGAAGAC GTGAGGGTGTCAGATCCAAATGCTTATTATAGTTGCAATGATGGTTTCCCTATgattgaaaaaactataaaaagtgaccaaggactgctATATTCACTAGATCAGTTGCCTAGTTGTAGTAATGCAGATAGCCAATCTCATCGAAGAGCATCTTTTTATTCCGAAG GAATTCCAATCACCAGTTGGATAGACAACGTCAAAGAAAAGTTTGGGAGAAGGAATATTCAGTCTTTTGCAAAATTGCTAATAGCTTTATTGGTTAGATTGGCTGCTTTTATTCGTACTGTTCGATTGGAATCATGGAGAAGACCAAACAATATACATCCTTCAAATGTGATTGGATCCAGCACGAATAGCCATTCAAATGTAACAGTGCCAGAAGCTGTTAATGAAGAGGACCATGTCCGTCCCTGTATAGAGCGTCTCCAGAAACTAGAGAAAGCATTTGAGGAACTCTGCAACAAGCCTGCTGGAATTCCATTAGAAAAGGAGAAAATGTTGATGGAATCTCTGGACCGAATCAAATGTGTTGAGTATGATCTCGACAAAACTAAGCGA GTTTTACATGGTACAGTAATGCGGCAAATTGAGATTTCAGAGTTTCTGGATAATATACGGGCATCTGAATATCAT CGACGAAGATTGTTTTGTTGA
- the LOC121203105 gene encoding phosphatidylinositol/phosphatidylcholine transfer protein SFH13 isoform X1 codes for MSGVEEIGANDESRDRRSDFDNSEDERRRSKIGNLKKKAINASNKFTHSLKKRGKKKIDYRAPSVSIEDVRDAKEEGAVHELRQKLLHKDLLPPRHDDYHTLLRFLKAREFNIEKTIQMWEEMLKWRQEFGTDTILEDFDFEELEEVLQYYPQGYHGVDKEGRPVYIERLGKAHPSRLMKITTIDRYLKYHVQEFERTLSEKFPACSIAAKRQICSTTTILDVQGLGMKNFSRTAANLLAAMTKIDNSYYPETLHRMYIVNAGPGFKKMLWPAAQKFLDAKTIGKINVLEPKSLGRLLEIIDSSQLPDFLGGSCTCSTEGGCLRSNKGPWNDPEIMKLVHNAERTFVRQITRVSNDQHNYESYVQIRPLKGMTSDTSAAESEIDDPCSPTERRSSAFPCLAPVHEDVRVSDPNAYYSCNDGFPMIEKTIKSDQGLLYSLDQLPSCSNADSQSHRRASFYSEGIPITSWIDNVKEKFGRRNIQSFAKLLIALLVRLAAFIRTVRLESWRRPNNIHPSNVIGSSTNSHSNVTVPEAVNEEDHVRPCIERLQKLEKAFEELCNKPAGIPLEKEKMLMESLDRIKCVEYDLDKTKRVLHGTVMRQIEISEFLDNIRASEYHEQQKERGY; via the exons ATGTCAG gggtgGAAGAAATTGGGGCAAATGATGAAAGCAGAGATAGAAGGTCTGATTTTGATAACTCTGAGGATGAGAGAAGGAGATCCAAAATTGGGAATCTGAAAAAGAAGGCCATAAATGCGTCCAACAAGTTCACTCATTCTCTTAAGAAAAGAGGGAAAAAGAAAATCGATTACAGGGCCCCTTCTGTATCCATTGAGGATGTCAGGGATGCAAAAGAGGAGGGTGCTGTTCATGAATTGCGTCAAAAGCTTCTTCATAAGGATTTGTTACCTCCTAGACATGATGATTATCATACTTTGTTGAG ATTCTTGAAAGCTAGAGAGTTTAACATTGAAAAAACAATCCAGATGTGGGAAGAAATGCTTAAATGGAGGCAAGAGTTTGGAACAGATACCATTTTGGAG GATTTCGACTTTGAAGAGCTAGAAGAAGTATTGCAATACTATCCCCAAGGGTACCATGGAGTTGACAAGGAAGGGAGACCTGTTTATATTGAGCGGTTAGGAAAAGCCCATCCAAGTAGGCTTATGAAAATCACCACCATAGACCGATATTTGAAGTACCATGTCCAAGAGTTCGAGAGAACTCTATCAGAGAAATTCCCTGCTTGTTCAATTGCCGCAAAGCGACAAATCTGTTCAACAACTACTATATTGGATGTACAAGGACTG GGAATGAAGAACTTTAGCAGGACTGCTGCAAATCTTTTGGCTGCCATGACTAAAATAGACAACAGTTATTACCCTGAG ACATTACACAGAATGTACATAGTCAATGCTGGTCCTGGATTCAAAAAGATGCTTTGGCCTGCTGCTCAGAAGTTCCTCGATGCAAAGACAATCGGGAAGATAAAT GTTTTGGAGCCCAAATCTCTTGGTAGGCTACTGGAGATCATTGATTCTAG TCAGTTGCCAGATTTCTTAGGAGGGTCATGCACTTGCTCTACAGAAGGAGGGTGTCTTAGATCCAACAAAGGTCCATGGAATGATCCAGAGATAATGAAG CTTGTACATAATGCAGAGAGAACATTTgttaggcaaattacaagagtatcAAATGACCAGCATAACTATGAATCTTATGTTCAGATACGGCCACTAAAG GGAATGACTAGTGACACATCAGCAGCAGAGTCAGAGATCGATGACCCGTGTTCTCCAACTGAACGGAGGAGCTCTGCATTTCCTTGTTTGGCACCAGTTCACGAAGAC GTGAGGGTGTCAGATCCAAATGCTTATTATAGTTGCAATGATGGTTTCCCTATgattgaaaaaactataaaaagtgaccaaggactgctATATTCACTAGATCAGTTGCCTAGTTGTAGTAATGCAGATAGCCAATCTCATCGAAGAGCATCTTTTTATTCCGAAG GAATTCCAATCACCAGTTGGATAGACAACGTCAAAGAAAAGTTTGGGAGAAGGAATATTCAGTCTTTTGCAAAATTGCTAATAGCTTTATTGGTTAGATTGGCTGCTTTTATTCGTACTGTTCGATTGGAATCATGGAGAAGACCAAACAATATACATCCTTCAAATGTGATTGGATCCAGCACGAATAGCCATTCAAATGTAACAGTGCCAGAAGCTGTTAATGAAGAGGACCATGTCCGTCCCTGTATAGAGCGTCTCCAGAAACTAGAGAAAGCATTTGAGGAACTCTGCAACAAGCCTGCTGGAATTCCATTAGAAAAGGAGAAAATGTTGATGGAATCTCTGGACCGAATCAAATGTGTTGAGTATGATCTCGACAAAACTAAGCGA GTTTTACATGGTACAGTAATGCGGCAAATTGAGATTTCAGAGTTTCTGGATAATATACGGGCATCTGAATATCAT GAGCAGCAGAAAGAGAGGGGTTACTAG
- the LOC121203105 gene encoding phosphatidylinositol/phosphatidylcholine transfer protein SFH13 isoform X5, producing MWEEMLKWRQEFGTDTILEDFDFEELEEVLQYYPQGYHGVDKEGRPVYIERLGKAHPSRLMKITTIDRYLKYHVQEFERTLSEKFPACSIAAKRQICSTTTILDVQGLGMKNFSRTAANLLAAMTKIDNSYYPETLHRMYIVNAGPGFKKMLWPAAQKFLDAKTIGKINVLEPKSLGRLLEIIDSSQLPDFLGGSCTCSTEGGCLRSNKGPWNDPEIMKLVHNAERTFVRQITRVSNDQHNYESYVQIRPLKGMTSDTSAAESEIDDPCSPTERRSSAFPCLAPVHEDVRVSDPNAYYSCNDGFPMIEKTIKSDQGLLYSLDQLPSCSNADSQSHRRASFYSEGIPITSWIDNVKEKFGRRNIQSFAKLLIALLVRLAAFIRTVRLESWRRPNNIHPSNVIGSSTNSHSNVTVPEAVNEEDHVRPCIERLQKLEKAFEELCNKPAGIPLEKEKMLMESLDRIKCVEYDLDKTKRVLHGTVMRQIEISEFLDNIRASEYHEQQKERGY from the exons ATGTGGGAAGAAATGCTTAAATGGAGGCAAGAGTTTGGAACAGATACCATTTTGGAG GATTTCGACTTTGAAGAGCTAGAAGAAGTATTGCAATACTATCCCCAAGGGTACCATGGAGTTGACAAGGAAGGGAGACCTGTTTATATTGAGCGGTTAGGAAAAGCCCATCCAAGTAGGCTTATGAAAATCACCACCATAGACCGATATTTGAAGTACCATGTCCAAGAGTTCGAGAGAACTCTATCAGAGAAATTCCCTGCTTGTTCAATTGCCGCAAAGCGACAAATCTGTTCAACAACTACTATATTGGATGTACAAGGACTG GGAATGAAGAACTTTAGCAGGACTGCTGCAAATCTTTTGGCTGCCATGACTAAAATAGACAACAGTTATTACCCTGAG ACATTACACAGAATGTACATAGTCAATGCTGGTCCTGGATTCAAAAAGATGCTTTGGCCTGCTGCTCAGAAGTTCCTCGATGCAAAGACAATCGGGAAGATAAAT GTTTTGGAGCCCAAATCTCTTGGTAGGCTACTGGAGATCATTGATTCTAG TCAGTTGCCAGATTTCTTAGGAGGGTCATGCACTTGCTCTACAGAAGGAGGGTGTCTTAGATCCAACAAAGGTCCATGGAATGATCCAGAGATAATGAAG CTTGTACATAATGCAGAGAGAACATTTgttaggcaaattacaagagtatcAAATGACCAGCATAACTATGAATCTTATGTTCAGATACGGCCACTAAAG GGAATGACTAGTGACACATCAGCAGCAGAGTCAGAGATCGATGACCCGTGTTCTCCAACTGAACGGAGGAGCTCTGCATTTCCTTGTTTGGCACCAGTTCACGAAGAC GTGAGGGTGTCAGATCCAAATGCTTATTATAGTTGCAATGATGGTTTCCCTATgattgaaaaaactataaaaagtgaccaaggactgctATATTCACTAGATCAGTTGCCTAGTTGTAGTAATGCAGATAGCCAATCTCATCGAAGAGCATCTTTTTATTCCGAAG GAATTCCAATCACCAGTTGGATAGACAACGTCAAAGAAAAGTTTGGGAGAAGGAATATTCAGTCTTTTGCAAAATTGCTAATAGCTTTATTGGTTAGATTGGCTGCTTTTATTCGTACTGTTCGATTGGAATCATGGAGAAGACCAAACAATATACATCCTTCAAATGTGATTGGATCCAGCACGAATAGCCATTCAAATGTAACAGTGCCAGAAGCTGTTAATGAAGAGGACCATGTCCGTCCCTGTATAGAGCGTCTCCAGAAACTAGAGAAAGCATTTGAGGAACTCTGCAACAAGCCTGCTGGAATTCCATTAGAAAAGGAGAAAATGTTGATGGAATCTCTGGACCGAATCAAATGTGTTGAGTATGATCTCGACAAAACTAAGCGA GTTTTACATGGTACAGTAATGCGGCAAATTGAGATTTCAGAGTTTCTGGATAATATACGGGCATCTGAATATCAT GAGCAGCAGAAAGAGAGGGGTTACTAG
- the LOC121203105 gene encoding phosphatidylinositol/phosphatidylcholine transfer protein SFH13 isoform X3, which translates to MSGVEEIGANDESRDRRSDFDNSEDERRRSKIGNLKKKAINASNKFTHSLKKRGKKKIDYRAPSVSIEDVRDAKEEGAVHELRQKLLHKDLLPPRHDDYHTLLRFLKAREFNIEKTIQMWEEMLKWRQEFGTDTILEDFDFEELEEVLQYYPQGYHGVDKEGRPVYIERLGKAHPSRLMKITTIDRYLKYHVQEFERTLSEKFPACSIAAKRQICSTTTILDVQGLGMKNFSRTAANLLAAMTKIDNSYYPETLHRMYIVNAGPGFKKMLWPAAQKFLDAKTIGKINVLEPKSLGRLLEIIDSSQLPDFLGGSCTCSTEGGCLRSNKGPWNDPEIMKLVHNAERTFVRQITRVSNDQHNYESYVQIRPLKGMTSDTSAAESEIDDPCSPTERRSSAFPCLAPVHEDVRVSDPNAYYSCNDGFPMIEKTIKSDQGLLYSLDQLPSCSNADSQSHRRASFYSEGIPITSWIDNVKEKFGRRNIQSFAKLLIALLVRLAAFIRTVRLESWRRPNNIHPSNVIGSSTNSHSNVTVPEAVNEEDHVRPCIERLQKLEKAFEELCNKPAGIPLEKEKMLMESLDRIKCVEYDLDKTKRVLHGTVMRQIEISEFLDNIRASEYHQKERGY; encoded by the exons ATGTCAG gggtgGAAGAAATTGGGGCAAATGATGAAAGCAGAGATAGAAGGTCTGATTTTGATAACTCTGAGGATGAGAGAAGGAGATCCAAAATTGGGAATCTGAAAAAGAAGGCCATAAATGCGTCCAACAAGTTCACTCATTCTCTTAAGAAAAGAGGGAAAAAGAAAATCGATTACAGGGCCCCTTCTGTATCCATTGAGGATGTCAGGGATGCAAAAGAGGAGGGTGCTGTTCATGAATTGCGTCAAAAGCTTCTTCATAAGGATTTGTTACCTCCTAGACATGATGATTATCATACTTTGTTGAG ATTCTTGAAAGCTAGAGAGTTTAACATTGAAAAAACAATCCAGATGTGGGAAGAAATGCTTAAATGGAGGCAAGAGTTTGGAACAGATACCATTTTGGAG GATTTCGACTTTGAAGAGCTAGAAGAAGTATTGCAATACTATCCCCAAGGGTACCATGGAGTTGACAAGGAAGGGAGACCTGTTTATATTGAGCGGTTAGGAAAAGCCCATCCAAGTAGGCTTATGAAAATCACCACCATAGACCGATATTTGAAGTACCATGTCCAAGAGTTCGAGAGAACTCTATCAGAGAAATTCCCTGCTTGTTCAATTGCCGCAAAGCGACAAATCTGTTCAACAACTACTATATTGGATGTACAAGGACTG GGAATGAAGAACTTTAGCAGGACTGCTGCAAATCTTTTGGCTGCCATGACTAAAATAGACAACAGTTATTACCCTGAG ACATTACACAGAATGTACATAGTCAATGCTGGTCCTGGATTCAAAAAGATGCTTTGGCCTGCTGCTCAGAAGTTCCTCGATGCAAAGACAATCGGGAAGATAAAT GTTTTGGAGCCCAAATCTCTTGGTAGGCTACTGGAGATCATTGATTCTAG TCAGTTGCCAGATTTCTTAGGAGGGTCATGCACTTGCTCTACAGAAGGAGGGTGTCTTAGATCCAACAAAGGTCCATGGAATGATCCAGAGATAATGAAG CTTGTACATAATGCAGAGAGAACATTTgttaggcaaattacaagagtatcAAATGACCAGCATAACTATGAATCTTATGTTCAGATACGGCCACTAAAG GGAATGACTAGTGACACATCAGCAGCAGAGTCAGAGATCGATGACCCGTGTTCTCCAACTGAACGGAGGAGCTCTGCATTTCCTTGTTTGGCACCAGTTCACGAAGAC GTGAGGGTGTCAGATCCAAATGCTTATTATAGTTGCAATGATGGTTTCCCTATgattgaaaaaactataaaaagtgaccaaggactgctATATTCACTAGATCAGTTGCCTAGTTGTAGTAATGCAGATAGCCAATCTCATCGAAGAGCATCTTTTTATTCCGAAG GAATTCCAATCACCAGTTGGATAGACAACGTCAAAGAAAAGTTTGGGAGAAGGAATATTCAGTCTTTTGCAAAATTGCTAATAGCTTTATTGGTTAGATTGGCTGCTTTTATTCGTACTGTTCGATTGGAATCATGGAGAAGACCAAACAATATACATCCTTCAAATGTGATTGGATCCAGCACGAATAGCCATTCAAATGTAACAGTGCCAGAAGCTGTTAATGAAGAGGACCATGTCCGTCCCTGTATAGAGCGTCTCCAGAAACTAGAGAAAGCATTTGAGGAACTCTGCAACAAGCCTGCTGGAATTCCATTAGAAAAGGAGAAAATGTTGATGGAATCTCTGGACCGAATCAAATGTGTTGAGTATGATCTCGACAAAACTAAGCGA GTTTTACATGGTACAGTAATGCGGCAAATTGAGATTTCAGAGTTTCTGGATAATATACGGGCATCTGAATATCAT CAGAAAGAGAGGGGTTACTAG
- the LOC121203105 gene encoding phosphatidylinositol/phosphatidylcholine transfer protein SFH13 isoform X4, with amino-acid sequence MSGVEEIGANDESRDRRSDFDNSEDERRRSKIGNLKKKAINASNKFTHSLKKRGKKKIDYRAPSVSIEDVRDAKEEGAVHELRQKLLHKDLLPPRHDDYHTLLRFLKAREFNIEKTIQMWEEMLKWRQEFGTDTILEDFDFEELEEVLQYYPQGYHGVDKEGRPVYIERLGKAHPSRLMKITTIDRYLKYHVQEFERTLSEKFPACSIAAKRQICSTTTILDVQGLGMKNFSRTAANLLAAMTKIDNSYYPETLHRMYIVNAGPGFKKMLWPAAQKFLDAKTIGKINVLEPKSLGRLLEIIDSSQLPDFLGGSCTCSTEGGCLRSNKGPWNDPEIMKLVHNAERTFVRQITRVSNDQHNYESYVQIRPLKGMTSDTSAAESEIDDPCSPTERRSSAFPCLAPVHEDVRVSDPNAYYSCNDGFPMIEKTIKSDQGLLYSLDQLPSCSNADSQSHRRASFYSEGIPITSWIDNVKEKFGRRNIQSFAKLLIALLVRLAAFIRTVRLESWRRPNNIHPSNVIGSSTNSHSNVTVPEAVNEEDHVRPCIERLQKLEKAFEELCNKPAGIPLEKEKMLMESLDRIKCVEYDLDKTKRVWLNLVHLEKSGFTWYSNAAN; translated from the exons ATGTCAG gggtgGAAGAAATTGGGGCAAATGATGAAAGCAGAGATAGAAGGTCTGATTTTGATAACTCTGAGGATGAGAGAAGGAGATCCAAAATTGGGAATCTGAAAAAGAAGGCCATAAATGCGTCCAACAAGTTCACTCATTCTCTTAAGAAAAGAGGGAAAAAGAAAATCGATTACAGGGCCCCTTCTGTATCCATTGAGGATGTCAGGGATGCAAAAGAGGAGGGTGCTGTTCATGAATTGCGTCAAAAGCTTCTTCATAAGGATTTGTTACCTCCTAGACATGATGATTATCATACTTTGTTGAG ATTCTTGAAAGCTAGAGAGTTTAACATTGAAAAAACAATCCAGATGTGGGAAGAAATGCTTAAATGGAGGCAAGAGTTTGGAACAGATACCATTTTGGAG GATTTCGACTTTGAAGAGCTAGAAGAAGTATTGCAATACTATCCCCAAGGGTACCATGGAGTTGACAAGGAAGGGAGACCTGTTTATATTGAGCGGTTAGGAAAAGCCCATCCAAGTAGGCTTATGAAAATCACCACCATAGACCGATATTTGAAGTACCATGTCCAAGAGTTCGAGAGAACTCTATCAGAGAAATTCCCTGCTTGTTCAATTGCCGCAAAGCGACAAATCTGTTCAACAACTACTATATTGGATGTACAAGGACTG GGAATGAAGAACTTTAGCAGGACTGCTGCAAATCTTTTGGCTGCCATGACTAAAATAGACAACAGTTATTACCCTGAG ACATTACACAGAATGTACATAGTCAATGCTGGTCCTGGATTCAAAAAGATGCTTTGGCCTGCTGCTCAGAAGTTCCTCGATGCAAAGACAATCGGGAAGATAAAT GTTTTGGAGCCCAAATCTCTTGGTAGGCTACTGGAGATCATTGATTCTAG TCAGTTGCCAGATTTCTTAGGAGGGTCATGCACTTGCTCTACAGAAGGAGGGTGTCTTAGATCCAACAAAGGTCCATGGAATGATCCAGAGATAATGAAG CTTGTACATAATGCAGAGAGAACATTTgttaggcaaattacaagagtatcAAATGACCAGCATAACTATGAATCTTATGTTCAGATACGGCCACTAAAG GGAATGACTAGTGACACATCAGCAGCAGAGTCAGAGATCGATGACCCGTGTTCTCCAACTGAACGGAGGAGCTCTGCATTTCCTTGTTTGGCACCAGTTCACGAAGAC GTGAGGGTGTCAGATCCAAATGCTTATTATAGTTGCAATGATGGTTTCCCTATgattgaaaaaactataaaaagtgaccaaggactgctATATTCACTAGATCAGTTGCCTAGTTGTAGTAATGCAGATAGCCAATCTCATCGAAGAGCATCTTTTTATTCCGAAG GAATTCCAATCACCAGTTGGATAGACAACGTCAAAGAAAAGTTTGGGAGAAGGAATATTCAGTCTTTTGCAAAATTGCTAATAGCTTTATTGGTTAGATTGGCTGCTTTTATTCGTACTGTTCGATTGGAATCATGGAGAAGACCAAACAATATACATCCTTCAAATGTGATTGGATCCAGCACGAATAGCCATTCAAATGTAACAGTGCCAGAAGCTGTTAATGAAGAGGACCATGTCCGTCCCTGTATAGAGCGTCTCCAGAAACTAGAGAAAGCATTTGAGGAACTCTGCAACAAGCCTGCTGGAATTCCATTAGAAAAGGAGAAAATGTTGATGGAATCTCTGGACCGAATCAAATGTGTTGAGTATGATCTCGACAAAACTAAGCGAGTATGGCTCAACTTGGTTCATTTAGAGAAGTCAG GTTTTACATGGTACAGTAATGCGGCAAATTGA